A stretch of the Equus quagga isolate Etosha38 chromosome 9, UCLA_HA_Equagga_1.0, whole genome shotgun sequence genome encodes the following:
- the DSG1 gene encoding desmoglein-1 yields MDWHFFRTAAVLFICLVVVEVNSEFRIQVRDYNTKNGTIKWHSIRRQKREWIKFAAACREGEDNSKRNPIAKIHSDCAANQQVTYRISGVGIDQPPYGIFIINQKTGEINITSIVDREVTPFFIIYCRALNSMGQDLERPLELRVRVLDINDNPPVFSMSTFVGQIEENSNANTLVMRLNATDADEPNNLNSKIAFKIIRQEPSDSPMFIINRNTGEIRTMNNFLDREQYSQYSLAVRGSDRDGGADGMAAECECSIKILDVNDNIPYMEQSTYAVEIKENTLNSDLLQIRVIDLDEEYSANWMAVIFFISGNEGGWFDIEMNERTNVGILKVVKPLDYEDVKNLQLSIGVRNKAEFHHSVMSQYKLTATAISVTVLNVVEGSVFRPGSKTYVVTSDMGQNYKVGDFIATDLDTGLASTTVRYVMGTNPADLLAVNSETGIITLKNKVTREQYDMLNGKYQGTILSIDDALQRTCTGTIIIDLQGNGWEVRGSGTPGGGRDTSTSTEETPGPGVITNTQSSGNGPDTSDREPSTYQEPGRLSDNVHFGPAGIGLLIMGFLILGLVPFLLLCCDYGGASGGRAGFEPVPECTDGAIHSWAVEGPQPKPGDFATVCVPQIPPDNANLIEYIDTSGVYTNEYGGREMQDLGGGERTTGLEVTDGVKTPGIPETCQEYSGTLRRNSMREGREGGLNMNFMESYFCQKAYAYADEDEGRPSNDCLLIYDIEGVGSPAGSVGCCSFIGEDLDDSFLDTLGPKFKKLADISLGKEVESYPDPDPSWPPERTEPVCPQPGTEPIVSGHPPISPHFGTTTVISESTYPSGPGVQHPVHIPDPLGYGNVTVTESYTTSGTLRPSVHVHDNRHASNVVVTERVVGPISGADFHGMLDMPDLTDGSNIIVTERVIAPSSSLPTTLTIPDPRESSNVVVTERVIRPTSGMMGSLSMHPELSNAQNVIVTERVVSGSGITGISGPVGMSGGSGLVGSGAGISGGGMGLSSLGGGGGLSSSIGGTATIGHMRSSSDHHFSQTLGSTSPSTARSRITKYSTVQYTK; encoded by the exons ATGGACTGGCACTTCTTCAGAACAGCTGCAGTGCTGTTCATTTGTTTG gTGGTGGTGGAAGTTAACAGTGAATTTCGAATACAG GTAAGAGATTATAATACTAAAAATGGCACCATCAAGTGGCATTCAATCAGAAGGCAAAAACGTGAATGGATCAAGTTCGCTGCAGCCTGTCGTGAAGGTGAAGACAACTCAAAGAGGAACCCAATTGCCAAA ATTCACTCAGATTGTGCTGCAAACCAGCAAGTTACATACCGCATCTCTGGAGTAGGAATTGATCAACCACCTTATGGAATCTTCATTATTAACcaaaaaactggtgaaattaatATAACATCCATAGTTGATCGAGAGGTCACCCCTTTTTTCATT ATCTATTGCCGGGCTCTGAATTCAATGGGTCAAGATTTAGAGAGGCCTCTTGAGCTCAGAGTCAGGGTTTTGGATATAAATGACAACCCTCCAGTATTTTCTATGTCTACTTTTGTAggacaaatagaagaaaattctaATGCAA ATACGCTGGTGATGAGACTCAATGCTACCGATGCGGATGAACCAAATAATTTGAACTCAAAAATAGCTTTCAAGATCATAAGACAGGAGCCTTCTGATTCACCAATGTTTATTATCAACAGAAATACTGGAGAAATTCGGACAATGAATAATTTCCTAGACAGAgag CAATACAGCCAGTATTCTCTTGCTGTAAGAGGCTCAGACCGAGATGGCGGGGCAGATGGAATGGCAGCAGAGTGTGAATGCAGCATTAAAATCCTCGATGTCAATGATAACATCCCTTACATGGAACAGTCTACA TATGCCGTCGAAATCAAAGAAAATACTCTCAATTCAGATTTGCTCCAGATTAGAGTAATTGATCTGGATGAGGAGTACTCAGCTAACTGGATGGCagtcattttctttatctctggaaATGAGGGAGGTTGGTTTGacatagaaatgaatgaaagaacaaatgtagGAATTTTAAAGGTTGTTAAG CCCCTAGATTATGAAGATGTAAAGAATCTGCAACTTAGTATCGGTGTTAGAAATAAAGCTGAATTTCATCATTCAGTTATGTCTCAATATAAACTCACAGCAACTGCGATCTCCGTGACTGTGTTAAATGTAGTGGAAGGCTCGGTGTTCCGTCCAGGTTCAAAGACATATGTAGTAACTAGTGATATGGGACAAAATTATAAAGTGGGAGACTTTATAGCTACTGATCTGGACACAGGTCTAGCTTCAACAACTGTTAG ATATGTAATGGGAACTAATCCAGCTGACTTGCTTGCTGTTAACTCAGAAACGGGCataattactttgaaaaataaagttaccaGGGAGCAATATGACATGCTGAATGGAAAATACCAAGGAACAATTCTTTCTATAGATG ATGCTCTTCAAAGAACTTGTACTGGTACAATCATTATTGACCTTCAGGGTAATGGCTGGGAAGTTCGTGGATCTGGTACACCAGGGGGTGGACGTGATACCAGTACCAGCACAGAGGAGACCCCTGGTCCTGGCGTTATTACCAATACACAAAGCTCTGGCAATGGCCCAGATACTTCCGATAGAGAGCCCTCTACTTATCAGGAACCAGGACGACTCTCAGATAACGTACATTTTGGTCCTGCTGGCATTGGACTACTCATCATGGGATTCTTGATCCTGGGAT TGGTcccatttttgttgttgtgttgcgATTATGGAGGTGCCTCTGGTGGTAGAGCCGGCTTTGAGCCTGTTCCCGAATGTACAGATGGAGCAATTCATTCATGGGCAGTAGAAGGACCACAGCCTAAACCCGGG GATTTCGCCACTGTCTGTGTACCACAAATACCACCCGATAATGCAAATCTAATTGAATACATTGACACCTCAg GGGTTTACACAAATGAGTATGGTGGCAGAGAAATGCAAGacctgggaggaggagaaagaacaacaGGATTGGAAGTAACAGACGGAGTTAAAACACCAGGAATACCTGAGACATGTCAAGAATATTCTGGCACATTAAGAAGAAATTCTATGAGGGAAGGTAGAGAAGGAGGTCTGAATATGAATTTCATGGAAAGTTACTTCTGTCAG AAAGCATATGCTTATGCAGATGAAGACGAAGGACGCCCATCCAATGACTGTCTGCTCATATATGATATTGAAGGTGTAGGTTCCCCTGCTGGCTCCGTGGGTTGTTGTAGCTTCATTGGAGAAGACTTGGATGATAGCTTCTTGGATACATTGGGGCCTAAATTTAAGAAGTTGGCAGATATCAGCCTGGGAAAAGAAGTTGAATCATATCCAGACCCTGATCCCTCTTGGCCACCTGAGCGCACTGAACCAGTTTGCCCTCAGCCAGGAACAGAGCCCATTGTTAGTGGACACCCACCCATCTCCCCACATTTCGGCACTACCACAGTCATTTCTGAGAGTACCTACCCCTCGGGACCTGGTGTACAGCATCCTGTACATATTCCTGATCCTCTGGGCTATGGTAATGTCACTGTGACCGAGTCTTACACCACCTCTGGCACTCTGAGGCCCTCTGTCCACGTTCATGATAATCGACATGCATCAAACGTGGTGGTGACAGAGAGAGTGGTCGGCCCAATCTCTGGAGCTGATTTTCATGGAATGTTAGACATGCCTGACTTGACAGATGGGTCAAACATTATAGTGACAGAAAGGGTAATAGCACCAAGTTCAAGTCTACCCACCACTTTGACCATCCCTGATCCTAGAGAGTCTTCAAATGTGGTAGTGACAGAAAGAGTAATCCGACCAACTTCTGGCATGATGGGCAGTCTGAGTATGCACCCCGAGTTATCAAATGCCCAAAACGTGATTGTGACAGAAAGGGTTGTCTCTGGCTCTGGCATAACCGGAATTAGTGGCCCAGTCGGGATGAGCGGAGGCAGTGGCCTGGTTGGCAGTGGGGCTGGAATAAGTGGTGGTGGCATGGGGCTGAGcagcctgggaggaggtgggggcctgAGTAGCAGTATAGGGGGGACAGCCACTATTGGCCACATGAGGAGCTCCTCTGACCATCACTTTAGCCAGACCCTTGGATCCACCTCCCCTAGCACAGCCCGAAGTCGAATCACAAAGTACAGTACAGTACAGTATACCAAGTAG